The following are encoded together in the Mesoterricola sediminis genome:
- a CDS encoding chemotaxis protein CheA: MVSLADESIIAEFVAESREHLSVVEPDLLAMEDLGAKVSQEVINRVFRAIHSLKGGAGFFSFESLKKLSHAMEGVLMLVRDGKLQPTPDLMDCLFTGVDRLRAMLDDIHASDDVPFAKELAALEAILGGQGVNLGETVKGREKGTKRDFDLDAESVRSALKRGMNLFRAVAYLHRDIRDQGLAPLAFLNNALSVGTCLDAFIDIEAIADLEHCLEQDLPVTLLFATVLEPDLAAMALKLPTDQVKVLEVKALKESLKARPKAEKAPAPAPPPAPAAPEAPAEALVEAEAEARTPREGAKDTANETLRVRVDLLTNLMNLAGELVLGRNQLVRAINDYRHEIPGLGAILQNVNQVTTEMQEGIMQTRMQPIGTVFNRFPRIIRDMSRQLSKQIEVQIEGAEVELDKSIVEMLVDPLTHIIRNCADHALETPADRKRAGKNPTGVIHLHAYHEGGQINIAVHDDGRGIDARKVLDKALAKGLVSKAQAAEMTDREIVHLIFAPGFSTAEQVSDISGRGVGMDVVRTNVEKLGGHVEVETEVGMGTTVRLRLPLTLAIIPSMIVGVAEHRFAIPQVNVVEFVWVKASEVAQRIEQVQGALVLRLRDQLLPLVRLADILDIPRTYQDPGTGEPLPDRRNAIADRREAEEVPAGRGEDRRKDWRSDYNIIVLRVGKNQYGIIVDELFDIEEIVVKPLSSFIQNTKCFSGATILGDGRVIMILDAGGVAAASQLHFTDLQAEELRRAEEERRHAALKASRRRSVILFEGARGERFAVPQDHVLRLERILLGRIEHIGDREYIEYRGEGLPLVRLDQHLDVRPLDAALQELFLVIPKVPGQDSTARPPAGILISEILDALDVEVELKPVEFKGPGLLGSAVVQDHLTLFLDPIDLLRSAGLAGGAA, encoded by the coding sequence ATGGTCAGCCTGGCCGACGAAAGCATCATCGCCGAATTCGTGGCCGAGAGCCGGGAGCACCTCAGCGTGGTGGAGCCCGACCTCCTGGCCATGGAGGACCTGGGCGCGAAGGTGAGCCAGGAGGTGATCAACCGGGTGTTCCGGGCGATCCACAGCCTCAAGGGCGGGGCCGGGTTCTTCTCCTTCGAGTCCCTCAAGAAGCTCAGCCACGCCATGGAGGGCGTCCTGATGCTGGTGCGGGACGGGAAGCTCCAGCCCACCCCGGACCTCATGGACTGCCTCTTCACCGGGGTGGACAGGCTCCGGGCCATGCTGGACGACATCCACGCCAGCGACGACGTCCCCTTCGCCAAGGAGCTGGCGGCCCTGGAGGCCATCCTGGGCGGCCAGGGCGTGAACCTCGGCGAGACCGTGAAGGGCCGGGAGAAGGGCACCAAGCGCGACTTCGACCTGGACGCGGAGAGCGTGCGCAGCGCCCTGAAACGGGGCATGAACCTCTTCCGGGCGGTGGCCTACCTGCACCGCGACATCCGCGACCAGGGCCTGGCCCCCCTGGCCTTCCTCAACAACGCGCTGTCCGTCGGCACCTGCCTCGACGCCTTCATCGACATCGAGGCCATCGCCGACCTGGAGCACTGCCTGGAGCAGGACCTGCCCGTCACCCTCCTCTTCGCGACGGTGCTGGAGCCCGACCTGGCCGCCATGGCCCTCAAGCTCCCCACGGACCAGGTGAAGGTCCTGGAGGTGAAGGCCCTCAAGGAGAGCCTCAAGGCCCGGCCCAAGGCCGAGAAGGCCCCGGCCCCCGCGCCGCCGCCGGCCCCCGCCGCCCCGGAGGCGCCGGCCGAGGCCCTGGTCGAGGCCGAGGCGGAGGCCCGGACCCCGCGCGAGGGCGCCAAGGACACGGCCAACGAGACCCTCCGGGTCCGGGTGGACCTCCTCACCAACCTGATGAACCTCGCCGGGGAACTCGTCCTCGGCCGGAACCAGCTGGTCCGGGCCATCAACGACTACCGCCACGAGATCCCGGGCCTGGGGGCCATCCTCCAGAACGTGAACCAGGTGACCACCGAGATGCAGGAGGGGATCATGCAGACCCGCATGCAGCCCATCGGCACGGTGTTCAACCGGTTCCCCCGCATCATCCGGGACATGAGCCGGCAGCTCTCCAAGCAGATCGAGGTCCAGATCGAGGGGGCCGAGGTCGAGCTCGACAAGTCCATCGTCGAGATGCTGGTCGATCCGCTGACCCACATCATCCGCAACTGCGCCGACCACGCCCTCGAGACCCCCGCCGACCGCAAGCGGGCCGGCAAGAACCCCACCGGGGTCATCCACCTCCACGCCTACCACGAGGGCGGCCAGATCAACATCGCCGTCCACGATGACGGCCGCGGCATCGACGCCCGGAAGGTGCTCGACAAGGCCCTCGCCAAGGGCCTCGTCAGCAAGGCCCAGGCCGCCGAGATGACCGACCGGGAGATCGTCCACCTCATCTTCGCGCCGGGCTTCAGCACCGCCGAGCAGGTCTCGGACATCTCGGGCCGCGGCGTGGGCATGGACGTCGTCCGCACCAACGTGGAGAAGCTGGGCGGCCACGTGGAGGTGGAGACCGAGGTGGGCATGGGCACGACGGTGCGCCTGCGCCTGCCCCTGACCCTGGCCATCATCCCCTCCATGATCGTGGGGGTGGCCGAGCACCGGTTCGCCATCCCCCAGGTGAACGTGGTGGAGTTCGTGTGGGTGAAGGCCAGCGAGGTCGCCCAGCGGATCGAGCAGGTCCAGGGCGCCCTGGTGCTCCGCCTGCGGGACCAGCTCCTGCCCCTGGTGCGCCTCGCGGACATCCTGGACATCCCCCGGACCTACCAGGACCCCGGCACCGGGGAGCCCCTGCCCGACCGCCGCAACGCCATCGCCGACCGGCGGGAGGCGGAGGAGGTTCCCGCCGGCCGCGGCGAGGACCGCCGCAAGGACTGGCGGAGCGACTACAACATCATCGTCCTCCGGGTCGGCAAGAACCAGTACGGGATCATCGTGGACGAGCTCTTCGACATCGAGGAGATCGTCGTCAAGCCCCTCTCCAGCTTCATCCAGAACACCAAGTGCTTCTCCGGGGCGACGATCCTCGGCGACGGCCGCGTGATCATGATCCTGGACGCCGGCGGCGTCGCCGCGGCCTCCCAGCTCCACTTCACGGACCTCCAGGCCGAGGAGCTCCGGCGCGCGGAGGAGGAGCGCCGCCACGCCGCCCTCAAGGCCAGCCGCCGGCGCTCCGTCATCCTCTTCGAGGGGGCCCGCGGCGAACGCTTCGCCGTGCCCCAGGACCACGTCCTCCGCCTCGAGCGCATCCTCCTGGGGCGCATCGAGCACATCGGGGACCGGGAGTACATCGAGTACCGGGGCGAGGGCCTGCCCCTCGTGCGCCTGGACCAGCACCTGGACGTGCGGCCCCTGGACGCCGCCCTCCAGGAACTCTTCCTCGTCATTCCCAAGGTCCCGGGCCAGGATTCGACGGCCCGGCCGCCGGCGGGGATCCTCATCAGCGAGATCCTGGACGCCCTGGACGTGGAGGTGGAGCTCAAGCCCGTCGAGTTCAAGGGCCCCGGCCTCCTCGGATCGGCCGTGGTCCAGGACCACCTGACCCTCTTCCTCGATCCCATCGACCTCCTGCGCTCGGCGGGCCTGGCCGGAGGTGCCGCATGA
- a CDS encoding response regulator produces MESKGRLLLADDEDVFLQAMAQLLEMQGFTVDPAASVPEARALLEANSYDILVSDIVMPGGKVLDLVRSIPERNAGLPVVLMTGHPSVDTALEAMGNAVLAYLVKPFTLEELMGPLQTGLRLRKVQSLALESSRRLQTWADEMRAVEADIRSAPASMGVMPLSGLVGLVLGNLAASTLELKQLLDVALQTSASQGVCGIRDCPRLGLLQETLREGVDVLERTKGSFKSKELGDLRRRFSSALEGTGPTTGA; encoded by the coding sequence ATGGAATCCAAAGGCCGCCTTCTCCTTGCCGACGATGAGGATGTGTTCCTCCAGGCCATGGCCCAGCTCCTCGAGATGCAGGGCTTCACCGTCGACCCGGCCGCCTCGGTCCCGGAGGCCCGCGCCCTCCTGGAGGCCAACAGCTACGACATCCTGGTCTCCGACATCGTCATGCCCGGCGGCAAGGTGCTGGACCTGGTGCGGAGCATCCCGGAGCGCAACGCCGGCCTCCCCGTCGTGCTCATGACGGGCCACCCCTCCGTGGACACCGCCCTCGAGGCCATGGGCAACGCGGTCCTGGCCTACCTGGTGAAGCCGTTCACCCTGGAGGAGCTGATGGGGCCCCTCCAGACCGGCCTCCGCCTGCGCAAGGTGCAGTCCCTCGCCCTGGAGTCGTCGCGCCGCCTCCAGACCTGGGCGGACGAGATGCGGGCGGTGGAGGCCGATATCCGGTCGGCCCCGGCCAGCATGGGCGTCATGCCCCTGTCCGGCCTGGTCGGGCTGGTCCTGGGCAACCTCGCCGCCTCGACCCTGGAGCTCAAGCAGCTCCTGGACGTGGCCCTCCAGACCTCCGCCTCCCAGGGGGTGTGCGGCATCCGGGACTGCCCCCGGCTCGGCCTGCTCCAGGAGACCCTGCGGGAGGGGGTGGACGTGCTGGAGCGGACCAAGGGTTCCTTCAAGTCCAAGGAACTCGGCGATCTCCGCCGCCGGTTCTCGTCCGCCCTGGAAGGAACCGGGCCAACGACTGGCGCTTGA
- the priA gene encoding replication restart helicase PriA produces the protein MPSPVPTRIELARPVPPLTYLAPAGLAPGVRVQVRLRSGKAVGVVLGPDPAPPEVRLKPVDAVLDPFPLLPARLRDLLDFAARYYGCGLAHLLPLCLPSAVVPDWDTVLPDGRTLAQLREADDWGGLTALGEAWHAGTLDLPTLFHRRGGRGAGVMEVRLTGAPHPPRVTPSQAKVLRALEAAGGALLEGELLEACAVGAGVFATLEKHGVVSRTRRIDLLSQRRVEEPDRRVALNAEQVAAVEAVGLDAFGAHLLYGITGSGKTEVYLALAERVLARGRRVLWLVPEIGLTPRLLARLEARFPGQVAVGHAGLNATEKQADVVRLLQDGAPLFVGVRNAVLAPLRDVGLIVVDEEQEGSYKSEEHPRIHARDLAIKRAQLEGCPVVLGSATPSLESWQAAQAGRYKRIVLRQRPRGVTLPTVQVVDLRDAFKEARKRVVFAPRLLTALGETLARGEQAMLLLNRRGFENFWMCRACGRTFECPHCALSLTFHKGAWRLRCHLCGFETAPPEACIHCGAEHIRGVGEGTEQIEDQLRALFPAARILRLDRDTTSRRGSLEAGLLAAEAGEVDVLVGTQMLAKGHTFPRLTLVGILNADLGLKIADFRAAERTFQLLTQVAGRAGRAELPGRVILQTYSPDHPAIVHAVAQDFEAFAAEELPYREALGYPPYAAMSLYRSEGATPQEALDPLRALRASLERVPGLRILGPLEAPIAKVKDRYRFQLLLKAAGRGPLGEAMRAAPLLPGGPVSLDRDPLSFGV, from the coding sequence ATGCCCAGCCCCGTTCCGACCCGCATCGAGCTCGCCCGCCCCGTTCCGCCGCTGACCTACCTCGCCCCCGCCGGCCTCGCGCCGGGGGTCCGGGTCCAGGTGCGGCTGCGGAGCGGCAAGGCGGTGGGCGTCGTCCTGGGGCCCGATCCCGCCCCGCCCGAGGTCCGCCTGAAGCCCGTGGACGCGGTCCTGGATCCCTTCCCGCTCCTGCCGGCCCGGCTCCGGGACCTCCTGGATTTCGCCGCCCGCTACTACGGGTGCGGTCTCGCCCACCTGCTTCCCCTCTGCCTGCCCTCCGCCGTCGTGCCCGACTGGGACACGGTCCTTCCCGACGGCCGAACGCTGGCCCAGCTCCGGGAGGCCGACGACTGGGGCGGCTTGACCGCCCTGGGGGAGGCCTGGCACGCGGGCACCCTCGACCTGCCGACCCTCTTCCACCGCCGGGGCGGGCGGGGGGCGGGGGTCATGGAAGTCCGGTTGACCGGCGCCCCCCATCCGCCCCGGGTCACGCCCAGCCAGGCCAAGGTCCTGCGGGCCCTGGAGGCCGCGGGGGGCGCCCTCCTGGAGGGGGAGCTCCTGGAGGCCTGCGCGGTGGGGGCCGGCGTGTTCGCCACCCTGGAGAAGCACGGGGTGGTGTCCCGCACCCGGCGCATCGACCTCCTGTCCCAGCGGCGGGTGGAGGAGCCGGATCGGCGGGTGGCGCTGAACGCCGAGCAGGTGGCCGCCGTGGAAGCCGTCGGCCTGGACGCCTTCGGCGCCCACCTCCTGTACGGCATCACCGGCAGCGGCAAGACCGAGGTGTACCTGGCCCTGGCGGAGCGCGTGCTGGCCCGGGGCCGGCGGGTGCTCTGGCTCGTCCCCGAAATCGGCCTGACGCCGCGGCTCCTGGCCCGCCTTGAAGCCCGATTCCCCGGTCAGGTGGCCGTCGGCCACGCCGGCCTGAACGCCACGGAAAAACAGGCGGATGTCGTTCGCCTCCTCCAGGACGGGGCGCCCCTCTTCGTGGGGGTGCGCAACGCCGTTCTGGCCCCCCTGCGCGATGTGGGGCTGATCGTCGTGGATGAGGAGCAGGAGGGGTCGTACAAGAGCGAGGAGCACCCCCGCATCCACGCCCGGGACCTGGCCATCAAGCGTGCCCAGCTGGAGGGGTGCCCGGTGGTGCTGGGGAGCGCCACCCCCTCCCTGGAGAGCTGGCAGGCCGCGCAGGCCGGCCGCTACAAGCGCATCGTCCTGCGCCAGCGACCCCGGGGGGTCACCCTCCCCACCGTGCAGGTGGTGGATCTGCGGGACGCCTTCAAGGAGGCCCGCAAGCGCGTCGTCTTCGCGCCGCGGCTCCTGACCGCCCTGGGGGAGACCCTGGCCCGCGGGGAGCAAGCCATGCTCCTGCTGAACCGGCGGGGCTTCGAGAACTTCTGGATGTGCCGGGCCTGCGGGCGCACCTTCGAATGCCCCCACTGCGCCCTCAGCCTCACCTTCCACAAGGGCGCCTGGCGCCTCCGGTGCCACCTCTGCGGCTTCGAGACCGCCCCCCCCGAGGCCTGCATCCACTGCGGGGCCGAGCACATCCGGGGGGTGGGGGAGGGCACCGAGCAGATCGAGGACCAGCTGCGCGCCCTCTTCCCCGCCGCCCGCATCCTCCGCCTGGACCGGGACACCACCTCCCGGCGGGGCTCCCTGGAGGCGGGCCTCCTGGCCGCGGAGGCCGGGGAGGTGGACGTGCTGGTGGGCACCCAGATGCTGGCCAAGGGCCACACCTTCCCCCGCCTGACCCTCGTGGGGATCCTGAACGCCGACCTGGGCCTCAAGATCGCGGACTTCCGGGCTGCCGAGCGCACCTTCCAGCTCCTCACCCAGGTGGCGGGCCGGGCCGGCCGCGCCGAGCTGCCCGGCCGGGTGATCCTCCAGACCTACAGCCCCGACCACCCCGCCATCGTCCACGCCGTGGCCCAGGACTTCGAAGCCTTCGCCGCCGAGGAACTGCCCTACCGGGAGGCCCTGGGCTACCCCCCCTACGCCGCCATGAGCCTCTACCGGAGCGAGGGCGCCACCCCCCAGGAGGCCCTGGATCCCCTCCGGGCCCTGCGGGCGAGCCTGGAGCGCGTCCCCGGCCTCCGCATCCTGGGCCCCCTGGAGGCCCCCATCGCCAAGGTCAAGGACCGCTACCGCTTCCAGCTCCTCCTCAAGGCCGCGGGCCGCGGCCCCCTGGGCGAGGCCATGCGCGCCGCCCCCCTCCTCCCCGGGGGCCCCGTCAGTCTGGACCGGGATCCCCTGAGCTTCGGGGTGTAG
- a CDS encoding STAS domain-containing protein, translating into MASNNPAPAAPGTIRIAAGGNLVASTVEDRRRAAMEALATPCAEAVLDLAGADVVDSLGITLILGLFKTCQQRKIAFRVEGANPDLMRVFKLFSLPKLFPIQER; encoded by the coding sequence ATGGCTTCGAACAATCCCGCTCCCGCCGCCCCGGGCACCATCCGCATCGCCGCGGGCGGCAACCTGGTGGCCAGCACCGTCGAGGATCGCCGGCGGGCCGCGATGGAGGCCCTCGCGACCCCCTGCGCCGAGGCCGTCCTGGACCTCGCCGGGGCCGACGTGGTGGACTCCCTGGGCATCACCCTCATCCTCGGCCTGTTCAAGACCTGCCAGCAGCGCAAGATCGCCTTCCGGGTCGAGGGGGCCAATCCCGACCTGATGCGGGTGTTCAAGCTCTTCAGCCTGCCCAAGCTGTTCCCCATCCAGGAGCGCTGA
- a CDS encoding chemotaxis protein CheW, translating to MTQFATFNVGDHLFGLDILRVREIIRVSSITPVPRSDAHLRGLINLRGQIVTILDLAVRLGQQARPVKDSSHIVILKHGAGAQDKGNGGGQDILGLLVDAIGDVVEADVALAEAPPANLSGAEERFLSGVLKTDAGLLVLLNLQELMTTG from the coding sequence ATGACCCAGTTCGCGACCTTCAACGTGGGCGACCACCTCTTCGGCCTGGACATCCTCCGGGTCCGGGAGATCATCCGGGTCTCCAGCATCACCCCCGTGCCCCGGTCCGACGCCCACCTGCGGGGCCTCATCAACCTCCGGGGGCAGATCGTCACCATCCTCGACCTGGCGGTGCGCCTCGGCCAGCAGGCCAGGCCCGTCAAGGACTCCAGCCACATCGTCATCCTGAAGCACGGCGCCGGCGCCCAGGACAAGGGCAACGGCGGGGGCCAGGACATCCTGGGCCTCCTCGTGGACGCCATCGGCGACGTCGTGGAGGCCGACGTGGCCCTGGCCGAGGCGCCCCCCGCCAACCTGTCCGGCGCCGAGGAGCGGTTCCTGTCCGGGGTCCTGAAGACCGACGCCGGCCTCCTCGTCCTCCTCAACCTCCAGGAACTCATGACCACCGGCTGA
- a CDS encoding response regulator — translation MAFRLLIVEQSELQVQRLAQVLREAGLAFTWEAAATAAEVQGALDRGGQDLLLCAHALPGLSYAWVLAQAQERGLTVPCIVIGPTSDEDMVARAVRLGARDFVSLGRLNRLPQAVRRELERVDRGPVAPTAAEALPPAGDEALLDHMVEAYGLHEAIRDASGRGVDFRWLRVNKAYERLTGLRSEEMIGRTAREVVPDLDPVWIERFCRVGLAGEPAALDNYISLRGRVFSGLAFCPAPGQFALLFNDVTESRALATSQGSLAAAVDQAAEGIMTANLGGLITYANPAMEALAEDPRTRSVGRPASEVLPGIPTECWTGGLPWQGRVTRTVAGGVQVLDCTLAPVRDPAGRPTSTVVVARDVTLEADTERSLRQMEKMKALGEVAGGISHDFNNLLTAILSATELIEWNLAEGSPIRLKLQVIYQAVMRARELNKQILAFSRSQDEKFIPFDLSVVVKEAVHLIKSTFPPSVQVRASHESGVWINGNGAQIHQVVMNIAINALQAMLPAGGVLEIGLEGGPDEARLTFRDTGCGMDAATLDRVFEPFFTTKERAAGKGLGLSVVHGIVTAHGGTVTARSEPGKGSVFTVTIPAAIRPGAAQEETPDEVPTGSERVLFVDDEEVLAALGKQGLQLLGYRVTARSDAHEALEEIRHHAQDFDILITDLSMPGMSGVELTQQVRRIRPDLPAILITGAFQDPLPLEGMSTPFAEVLLKPSTILDMAHAVRRVMRAAPAKAAPDPALEAAARHEGDSAILLAEDSQSTRSLLRSWLVKAGYKVDEARDGQEGWELFERNPGRYALVVTDIVMPRLDGLGLARRIRTLDPSIPMVMLSSSESTESVKEALHLQVSEFLTKPFESRLLVSTVERLCADQATRLKNLRSHETAQAVRMAQRAMEALPERDMPIYSISEPLTDAGGDVFRAFRRDDGSIFFCLADVAGHSVISSYAVAAYLGMLANFITGDLDLRGLAFRLNKAIQAGPFSEVPICCLFGHWAPGTGRVHLLNAGIPHALWHRGGLSGTRAVPLNGTPLGILDEPLIEEKVLLLSPGDRLLLGSDGFFDALGPGGQPFSDLAGAIWENLRSADIFQAINLVSEAARTHAGGTFGDDLLVVALEQPPLDLGPGAFAQCLPSDAGAIDRACDALAQWLGNPDASASQHFDTLLAVREALSNAVLHGNGADPAALFGLWATRLPSGAVQIGVVDEGPGFDLQAHQPPDTAQSERGRGIPLIRHFAGQVAMTGGELSMIFK, via the coding sequence ATGGCATTCCGGCTTCTCATCGTCGAGCAGAGCGAACTCCAGGTCCAGCGCCTGGCCCAGGTCCTCCGGGAGGCGGGCCTGGCCTTCACCTGGGAGGCCGCGGCCACCGCGGCCGAGGTCCAGGGGGCCCTGGACCGGGGCGGGCAGGACCTCCTCCTCTGCGCCCACGCCCTGCCCGGCCTCAGCTACGCCTGGGTGCTGGCCCAGGCCCAGGAGCGCGGCCTGACCGTGCCCTGCATCGTCATCGGCCCCACCTCGGACGAGGACATGGTGGCCCGGGCGGTCCGGCTGGGCGCACGGGATTTCGTGTCCCTCGGCCGCCTCAACCGCCTGCCCCAGGCCGTGCGCCGGGAGCTGGAGCGCGTGGACCGCGGCCCCGTCGCGCCCACCGCCGCGGAGGCGCTGCCCCCGGCCGGGGACGAGGCCCTGCTGGACCACATGGTGGAGGCCTACGGCCTCCACGAGGCCATCCGGGACGCCTCGGGCCGGGGCGTCGACTTCCGCTGGCTGCGGGTGAACAAGGCCTATGAGCGCCTCACGGGGCTCCGGTCGGAGGAGATGATCGGCCGCACCGCCCGGGAGGTGGTGCCCGACCTGGACCCGGTCTGGATCGAGCGGTTCTGCCGGGTGGGCCTGGCCGGGGAACCCGCGGCCCTGGACAACTACATCAGCCTCCGGGGGCGGGTGTTCTCCGGGCTCGCCTTCTGCCCCGCGCCCGGCCAGTTCGCCCTCCTGTTCAACGACGTCACCGAAAGCCGGGCCCTGGCGACCTCCCAGGGGAGCCTGGCCGCGGCGGTGGACCAGGCCGCGGAAGGCATCATGACCGCCAACCTCGGGGGCCTCATCACGTACGCCAACCCAGCCATGGAAGCCCTGGCGGAGGATCCGCGCACCCGGTCCGTGGGGCGCCCCGCGAGCGAGGTCCTGCCCGGGATTCCCACGGAATGCTGGACGGGGGGCCTCCCCTGGCAGGGCCGGGTGACCCGGACGGTGGCGGGCGGCGTCCAGGTCCTCGACTGCACCCTGGCCCCGGTCCGGGATCCGGCGGGCCGGCCCACCTCCACCGTCGTGGTGGCGCGGGACGTGACCCTGGAGGCCGATACCGAGCGCAGCCTCCGGCAGATGGAGAAGATGAAGGCCCTGGGCGAGGTCGCCGGGGGGATCTCCCACGACTTCAACAACCTCCTGACCGCCATCCTCAGCGCCACGGAGCTCATCGAGTGGAACCTGGCGGAGGGCAGCCCCATCCGCCTCAAGCTCCAGGTGATCTACCAGGCCGTGATGCGCGCCCGGGAGCTGAACAAGCAGATCCTCGCCTTCAGCCGCTCCCAGGACGAGAAGTTCATCCCCTTCGACCTGAGCGTCGTGGTCAAGGAGGCCGTCCACCTGATCAAGTCCACCTTCCCGCCCTCGGTGCAGGTCCGCGCCAGCCACGAATCGGGCGTCTGGATCAACGGGAACGGCGCCCAGATCCACCAGGTGGTGATGAACATCGCCATCAACGCCCTCCAGGCCATGCTCCCCGCGGGCGGCGTCCTGGAGATCGGCCTGGAGGGGGGTCCGGACGAGGCGAGGCTCACCTTCCGGGACACCGGCTGCGGCATGGACGCGGCGACCCTGGACCGGGTCTTCGAGCCGTTCTTCACCACCAAGGAGCGCGCCGCCGGCAAGGGCCTCGGCCTTTCCGTGGTCCACGGCATCGTCACGGCCCACGGGGGGACCGTCACCGCCCGGAGCGAGCCGGGCAAGGGCAGCGTCTTCACCGTCACCATCCCCGCCGCCATCCGCCCGGGGGCCGCGCAGGAGGAGACGCCGGACGAGGTCCCCACCGGTTCGGAGCGGGTCCTGTTCGTGGACGACGAGGAGGTCCTGGCCGCCCTCGGGAAGCAGGGGCTCCAGCTCCTCGGGTACCGGGTCACGGCCCGGTCCGACGCCCACGAGGCCCTCGAGGAGATCCGGCACCATGCCCAGGACTTCGACATCCTCATCACGGACCTCTCCATGCCGGGCATGTCGGGGGTGGAACTGACCCAGCAGGTGCGCCGGATCCGGCCCGACCTGCCCGCCATCCTCATCACCGGGGCCTTCCAGGACCCCCTGCCCCTGGAGGGAATGTCCACCCCCTTCGCCGAAGTCCTCCTGAAGCCCTCCACCATCCTCGACATGGCCCACGCCGTGCGCCGGGTGATGCGGGCCGCGCCCGCCAAGGCCGCGCCGGACCCCGCCCTGGAGGCCGCCGCGCGCCACGAGGGCGACTCGGCCATCCTGCTGGCCGAGGACAGCCAGTCCACCCGGTCCCTGCTCCGCAGCTGGCTGGTCAAGGCCGGCTACAAGGTGGACGAGGCCCGCGACGGCCAGGAGGGGTGGGAGCTCTTCGAGCGCAATCCGGGCCGCTACGCCCTGGTGGTCACCGACATCGTCATGCCCCGCCTGGATGGGCTCGGCCTGGCCCGCCGGATCCGGACCCTGGATCCCTCCATCCCCATGGTCATGCTCTCCTCCTCGGAAAGCACCGAATCGGTGAAGGAGGCCCTCCACCTCCAGGTGAGCGAGTTCCTCACGAAGCCCTTCGAATCGCGCCTCCTGGTCTCCACCGTGGAGCGCCTCTGCGCGGACCAGGCCACGCGCCTGAAGAACCTGCGGAGCCACGAGACGGCCCAGGCCGTGCGCATGGCCCAGCGCGCCATGGAGGCCCTCCCCGAGCGGGACATGCCCATCTATTCCATCTCCGAGCCGCTCACGGACGCCGGCGGGGACGTGTTCCGGGCCTTCCGGCGCGACGACGGCTCCATCTTCTTCTGCCTGGCGGACGTGGCGGGCCACTCCGTGATCAGCTCGTACGCCGTCGCCGCCTACCTGGGCATGCTCGCCAACTTCATCACCGGCGACCTGGACCTCCGCGGCCTGGCCTTCCGCCTCAACAAGGCCATCCAGGCCGGCCCCTTTTCCGAGGTCCCCATCTGCTGCCTATTCGGGCACTGGGCCCCCGGCACGGGCCGCGTCCACCTGCTCAACGCCGGCATCCCCCACGCCCTCTGGCACCGGGGCGGCCTCTCGGGCACCCGCGCCGTGCCCCTGAACGGCACCCCCCTCGGCATCCTGGACGAACCCCTCATCGAAGAGAAGGTCCTCCTGCTGTCCCCCGGGGACCGCCTGCTGCTGGGCAGCGACGGGTTCTTCGACGCCCTCGGCCCCGGCGGCCAGCCCTTCTCGGACCTGGCGGGGGCCATCTGGGAGAACCTGCGCTCCGCCGACATCTTCCAGGCCATCAACCTGGTGTCGGAGGCGGCCCGGACCCATGCCGGCGGCACCTTCGGGGACGATCTCCTCGTGGTGGCCCTGGAGCAGCCCCCCCTCGACCTCGGCCCGGGCGCCTTCGCCCAGTGCCTCCCCTCCGACGCGGGCGCCATCGACCGGGCCTGCGACGCCCTCGCTCAGTGGCTCGGCAACCCGGATGCCTCCGCCTCCCAGCACTTCGACACCCTCCTCGCCGTCCGGGAGGCCCTGTCCAACGCCGTCCTCCACGGCAACGGGGCGGACCCCGCGGCCCTCTTCGGGCTGTGGGCCACCCGCCTGCCCTCCGGCGCCGTCCAGATCGGCGTGGTGGACGAAGGCCCCGGCTTCGACCTGCAGGCCCACCAGCCCCCCGACACGGCCCAGTCCGAGCGGGGCCGGGGCATCCCCCTGATCCGGCACTTCGCGGGCCAGGTGGCCATGACCGGCGGCGAGCTCAGCATGATTTTCAAATAA